The following are encoded together in the Halopiger aswanensis genome:
- a CDS encoding nitroreductase family protein yields the protein MQETASKRDGLRDEVAEHRDPEHDVDPLFVNRWSPRAMTGDPLAEAEYLPLFEAARWAPSAFNNQHWRFLYADREDEEWDTFVGLLNEMNQAWATDAAVLVVIVSKTTFDHNDEPAPTHAFDTGAAWQNLALEGTRRGLAVHPVAGFDYERAAEELDVPEAYEVQAMAAIGERAPPKTLPDDLREREQPSDRKPLEEIVHRGGFDGEE from the coding sequence ATGCAAGAGACCGCGTCGAAACGAGACGGACTCCGCGACGAAGTCGCCGAACACCGCGACCCCGAGCACGACGTCGATCCGCTCTTCGTCAACCGCTGGTCGCCCCGCGCGATGACCGGCGACCCGCTCGCGGAAGCCGAGTATCTTCCGCTGTTCGAAGCTGCCCGCTGGGCGCCCTCGGCCTTTAACAACCAGCACTGGCGGTTTCTGTACGCCGACCGCGAGGACGAGGAGTGGGACACCTTCGTCGGCCTGCTCAACGAGATGAATCAGGCGTGGGCGACCGACGCGGCCGTCCTCGTGGTCATCGTCTCGAAGACGACGTTCGACCACAACGACGAGCCGGCGCCCACACACGCCTTCGACACCGGTGCCGCCTGGCAGAACCTCGCGCTCGAGGGGACGCGCCGCGGCCTCGCCGTCCATCCGGTGGCCGGCTTCGATTACGAACGAGCGGCCGAGGAACTCGACGTGCCCGAAGCGTACGAGGTGCAGGCGATGGCCGCGATCGGCGAGCGCGCCCCGCCGAAGACGCTGCCGGACGACCTCCGGGAGCGCGAGCAGCCGAGCGATCGGAAGCCACTCGAGGAGATCGTCCATCGGGGCGGGTTCGACGGCGAGGAGTAG
- a CDS encoding TIGR00366 family protein, with the protein MAGEPTSSSSSSNPNPNSSANAGGTAGETRADRYRDAFVPTLGRYFPEALSNAVVLAALALLVTVPFLEPMTQLELLGTGFFDLFSVQMLLILYWVLGAALVESPRVGAVLDRFAAALPTSQAGVIYATGVLSLLLGWLNWALGLIGGIYLGQRLCRRARENGIAVHYPAVLTASLLALVLTNQGLSSPGGLMLADESGLANFMVDEVGSIAMSEFLLHPVNLVSTAVFVLTLPALLVVLAPDADAADGTDDAITTLGERNALLDRTESIAAAFDHYSPAVPPADWEVGDRLENSRLITALAVAVGLISAGWYFGTGGRLTLPWLAFTLLILGLAVQGPPMAFRKKTEDATRWALHVAVPFLLYAGVWALLDEAGLYGTIGDAIAATGVPAAASYVVAFALGLLVPDPGSLWVLQGPAVAAADVDLVGSLVATMYGAGLSNLWLGFLFASLLSLYGFDWREFVRYAGAVTVYVTAVVVGLLLLF; encoded by the coding sequence ATGGCGGGTGAACCAACCTCCTCGAGTTCGAGTTCGAATCCGAATCCGAACTCGAGCGCGAACGCCGGCGGAACCGCAGGCGAGACGCGCGCGGACCGGTACCGCGACGCGTTCGTCCCGACCCTCGGCCGGTACTTCCCCGAGGCGCTGAGCAACGCCGTGGTGCTCGCCGCGCTGGCGCTGCTCGTGACCGTCCCCTTCCTCGAGCCGATGACCCAACTCGAGTTGCTGGGGACCGGCTTCTTCGACCTCTTTAGCGTCCAGATGCTGCTGATCCTCTACTGGGTACTGGGCGCCGCGCTCGTCGAATCCCCGCGGGTCGGCGCAGTGCTCGACCGATTCGCCGCGGCTCTGCCGACGAGCCAAGCGGGAGTCATCTACGCGACTGGGGTCCTCTCGCTGCTGCTGGGCTGGCTCAACTGGGCGCTCGGTCTGATCGGCGGCATTTACCTCGGCCAGCGGCTCTGTCGCCGCGCTCGAGAGAACGGCATCGCCGTCCACTACCCGGCCGTGCTCACCGCGAGCCTGCTCGCGCTCGTGCTCACGAACCAGGGTCTCTCGAGCCCCGGCGGCCTCATGCTGGCCGACGAGAGCGGGTTGGCGAATTTCATGGTCGACGAGGTCGGCTCGATCGCGATGTCAGAATTCCTGTTGCATCCGGTCAACCTCGTCTCGACCGCCGTATTCGTGCTCACGCTCCCCGCGCTCCTCGTCGTGCTGGCGCCGGACGCGGACGCGGCGGACGGCACCGACGATGCGATCACGACCCTCGGCGAGCGAAACGCGCTGCTCGACAGGACGGAGTCGATCGCGGCGGCGTTCGACCACTACTCGCCGGCAGTTCCGCCGGCGGACTGGGAGGTCGGCGACCGCCTCGAGAACTCGCGGCTCATCACCGCGCTCGCAGTCGCCGTTGGCCTCATCTCCGCCGGATGGTACTTCGGGACCGGCGGCCGGCTGACGCTGCCGTGGCTGGCGTTTACGCTGTTGATCCTCGGACTCGCGGTCCAGGGGCCGCCGATGGCGTTCAGAAAGAAGACCGAGGACGCGACGCGGTGGGCGCTCCACGTGGCGGTCCCGTTCCTGCTCTACGCCGGCGTCTGGGCGCTGCTCGACGAGGCAGGACTCTACGGAACGATCGGCGACGCGATCGCCGCGACCGGGGTTCCGGCCGCGGCGTCCTACGTCGTCGCGTTCGCGCTCGGCTTGCTGGTTCCGGATCCGGGCTCCCTGTGGGTGCTCCAGGGGCCGGCAGTCGCCGCCGCGGACGTCGATCTGGTCGGCTCGCTCGTCGCGACGATGTACGGCGCGGGCCTGTCGAACCTCTGGCTGGGCTTCCTGTTCGCGAGCCTCCTCTCGCTGTACGGCTTCGACTGGCGGGAGTTCGTGCGCTACGCCGGCGCGGTCACCGTCTACGTGACGGCCGTCGTTGTCGGACTCCTGCTGCTCTTCTGA
- a CDS encoding TrmB family transcriptional regulator, which yields MDGDELTATLEEAGLSPYQADAFVTLLELGSASATDVAQASSVPDPRIYDVLRGLEEKGYVETYEQDSLHARAHDPADVLADLRSRADRFQTAAEEIEDRWSRPDLEDHRVSIVKRLDTVLARADELIREADNQVQVGLTPAQFDELADALEVARENGVNVKVSLFPELDSEPALPSTDALARTCAEARYRTLPAPFVALIDRSWTCFAPHGDSTNQYGVIVNDRTLAYVVHWYFLSCLWEVHETIYSDRREEPPITYVDLRRCLRDVEPLLADGVTIRTTVWGYDTNTGREVTQTGTITDVSYIDDVDDSRADATTESITLLQLSGKASLTVETDDGEVTVGGWGAMLEDIEAIEITITALE from the coding sequence ATGGACGGCGACGAACTGACGGCCACGCTCGAGGAAGCGGGGTTGTCGCCGTACCAGGCTGACGCCTTCGTGACGCTGCTGGAACTCGGCTCGGCGTCGGCGACCGACGTCGCACAGGCCAGTTCGGTGCCGGATCCGCGGATCTACGACGTACTGCGCGGCCTCGAGGAGAAGGGGTACGTCGAGACCTACGAGCAGGACAGCCTCCACGCTCGGGCGCACGACCCGGCGGACGTCCTCGCGGACCTCCGGTCTCGCGCCGATCGCTTCCAGACCGCGGCGGAGGAGATCGAGGACCGGTGGAGCCGTCCCGACCTCGAGGACCACAGAGTGAGCATCGTCAAGCGCCTCGATACGGTGCTGGCGCGGGCCGACGAACTGATCCGCGAAGCCGACAATCAGGTGCAGGTCGGCCTGACGCCCGCCCAGTTCGACGAACTCGCGGACGCGCTCGAGGTCGCCCGGGAGAACGGCGTCAACGTCAAGGTGAGTCTCTTTCCGGAGCTGGATTCCGAGCCGGCGTTGCCGTCGACCGACGCCCTCGCTCGGACGTGTGCGGAGGCGCGGTACCGCACGCTCCCCGCGCCGTTCGTGGCGCTGATCGATCGCTCCTGGACCTGTTTCGCTCCGCACGGCGATTCGACGAACCAGTACGGCGTGATCGTCAACGACCGCACCCTCGCGTACGTCGTCCACTGGTACTTCCTCTCCTGTCTCTGGGAAGTCCACGAGACGATCTACAGCGACCGACGCGAGGAGCCGCCGATTACCTACGTCGATCTCAGGCGGTGTCTTCGGGACGTCGAACCGCTCCTCGCGGACGGCGTCACGATTCGAACGACAGTTTGGGGCTACGACACGAACACCGGACGGGAGGTGACGCAAACGGGGACGATCACGGACGTGTCGTACATCGACGACGTAGACGACTCGAGAGCGGACGCAACGACGGAGTCGATCACGCTGTTACAGCTGTCGGGAAAGGCCTCGCTGACGGTCGAGACGGACGACGGCGAGGTGACGGTCGGCGGCTGGGGCGCGATGCTCGAGGACATCGAAGCGATCGAGATTACGATCACGGCCCTCGAGTAA
- a CDS encoding carbohydrate kinase family protein produces MTRDVLVAGETLIDFLPERPGPISSVEGFERRAGGAPANVAVALARLEHAPLFWTRVGADPFGRYLESVLTEHGLPDRFLERDPDAKTTLAFVTHDETGDRSFSFYRDGTADTRLEPGRLDDPTLADREWVHTGGVTLSSGRAREATLDLLERAADAGCTTSFDPNFRPELWPDEETFRTVVRDALEHVDVLKATDEELETLGFGSDGDADRGGDDLETRARAALAAGPDAVFATRGGEGAIAVAAEDSPWAGTGASTVEHPGYDADVVDTTGAGDAFVAGTIAALHEGRADLEATLAFANAVGAAATTAAGAMTALPDREAVRSMRE; encoded by the coding sequence ATGACTCGCGACGTGTTAGTGGCCGGCGAAACGCTGATCGACTTCCTGCCCGAGCGGCCCGGCCCGATCTCGAGCGTCGAGGGGTTCGAACGACGGGCGGGCGGCGCCCCCGCGAACGTCGCCGTCGCGCTCGCGCGCCTCGAGCACGCGCCGCTGTTCTGGACCCGCGTCGGCGCCGATCCGTTCGGACGCTACCTCGAGTCGGTCCTGACCGAGCACGGCCTGCCGGATCGGTTCCTCGAGCGCGACCCCGACGCGAAGACGACGCTAGCCTTCGTCACTCACGACGAGACCGGCGACCGCAGCTTCTCCTTCTACCGCGACGGGACCGCCGACACTCGCCTCGAGCCCGGCCGGCTCGACGACCCGACCCTCGCTGACCGGGAGTGGGTCCACACCGGCGGCGTGACGCTCTCGAGTGGTCGTGCCCGCGAGGCCACGCTCGATCTGCTCGAGCGGGCCGCCGACGCGGGCTGTACGACCTCGTTCGATCCGAACTTTCGGCCGGAACTGTGGCCCGACGAAGAGACCTTCCGGACGGTCGTCCGCGATGCACTCGAGCACGTCGACGTGCTGAAAGCGACCGACGAGGAACTCGAGACGCTGGGGTTCGGGAGCGACGGAGATGCTGATAGAGGCGGGGACGACCTCGAGACCCGCGCTCGAGCGGCGCTCGCGGCCGGCCCGGACGCGGTCTTCGCGACCCGCGGGGGCGAGGGAGCGATCGCCGTCGCGGCCGAGGACTCGCCGTGGGCGGGGACGGGTGCGAGTACAGTCGAACACCCGGGGTACGACGCCGACGTCGTCGACACCACCGGCGCCGGGGACGCCTTCGTCGCGGGGACGATCGCGGCGCTACACGAGGGCCGCGCCGACCTCGAGGCGACGCTCGCGTTCGCCAACGCGGTCGGCGCGGCCGCGACGACGGCTGCGGGAGCGATGACTGCGCTACCGGATCGCGAGGCGGTGCGCTCGATGCGCGAGTAA
- a CDS encoding methionine synthase: MSSNENKDQFRPEDHENDHFLLTTVVGSYPKPKWLNRAKELYQDEDHEFDEDDWQEAKDDAARLITDEHERAGLDVVVDGEMRRNEMVEFFAHRIEGYEFNGPVKVWGHNYFDKPSVVSEVEYDDSWLVDEYEFTAAASDRPVKVPITGPYTLANWSFNEAYDDDEELAYDLADLVNEEIEKLVDAGARYIQIDEPALATTPDDHAIVGECLERIVADIPEEVRIGLHVCYGDYSRIYPEILEFPVDEFDLELANGDYEQLDVFKDPDFTKDLALGVCDAHVAEVESVEQIEANIKKGLEVVPPEQLVVSPDCGVKLLPREVAYGKMANMVEAARNVERDLDEGNIDIERGTAATADD, encoded by the coding sequence ATGAGTTCGAACGAAAACAAGGACCAGTTCCGACCCGAGGATCACGAGAACGACCACTTCCTGCTGACGACCGTCGTCGGCTCCTACCCCAAGCCCAAGTGGCTAAATCGTGCGAAGGAGCTGTACCAGGACGAGGACCACGAGTTCGACGAGGACGACTGGCAGGAGGCAAAGGACGACGCCGCCCGCCTGATCACGGACGAACACGAGCGCGCCGGCCTAGACGTGGTCGTCGACGGCGAGATGCGGCGCAACGAGATGGTCGAGTTCTTCGCCCACCGCATCGAGGGCTACGAGTTCAACGGCCCGGTCAAGGTCTGGGGCCACAACTACTTCGACAAGCCCTCCGTCGTCTCGGAGGTCGAGTACGACGACTCCTGGCTCGTCGACGAGTACGAGTTCACCGCCGCCGCCAGCGACCGTCCGGTCAAGGTCCCGATCACGGGCCCCTACACGCTCGCGAACTGGTCCTTTAACGAGGCCTACGACGACGACGAGGAACTCGCCTACGATCTGGCCGACCTCGTCAACGAGGAGATCGAGAAGCTCGTCGACGCCGGCGCCCGCTACATCCAGATCGACGAGCCCGCCCTCGCGACCACGCCCGACGACCACGCCATCGTCGGCGAGTGTTTAGAGCGCATCGTCGCCGACATCCCCGAGGAGGTCCGCATCGGCCTGCACGTCTGTTACGGCGACTACTCCCGTATCTACCCCGAAATCCTCGAGTTCCCCGTCGACGAGTTCGACCTCGAGCTCGCCAACGGCGACTACGAGCAGTTGGACGTCTTCAAGGACCCCGACTTCACGAAGGACCTCGCCCTCGGCGTCTGCGACGCCCACGTCGCCGAGGTCGAGTCCGTCGAGCAGATCGAGGCGAACATCAAGAAGGGCCTCGAGGTCGTCCCGCCCGAGCAACTGGTCGTCTCGCCGGACTGCGGCGTGAAGCTGCTGCCCCGCGAGGTCGCCTACGGCAAGATGGCGAACATGGTGGAGGCGGCCCGCAACGTCGAACGGGACCTGGACGAGGGCAACATCGACATCGAACGCGGCACGGCCGCGACGGCGGACGACTGA
- a CDS encoding 5-methyltetrahydropteroyltriglutamate--homocysteine methyltransferase, which yields MTDYVSTTPGLYPLPDWAKDDLSDLKGHQKHDLISGDESEEITAAYEEAREEVIGVQQDADLDRIVEGQLRWDDMLAHPLAVHDAVETRGIVRYYDNNNFYREPVVQDDLDFSGDVASELEAASELLAEDDDLQAVLPGPYSLADLATDEQYGDEAEFLGAIADFLEGEVDAFPEHETLFLLEPSLVESAPEDGLDERASEAIDQVAGATNADVVVQPYWGALEEKVYAHLLDADIDAVGFDFVAEQDDNLYNIQEYGATDDVSLGLADGQNTLVEDPEAIRDRVEWVYDQLPVAEFETVYLTTNTETFYLPYGKFEEKLEILAEAAALAEVKAA from the coding sequence ATGACCGACTACGTTTCGACCACGCCGGGGCTCTATCCGCTCCCGGACTGGGCGAAAGACGACCTTTCGGACCTCAAGGGGCACCAGAAACACGACCTCATCAGCGGCGACGAAAGCGAGGAGATCACCGCGGCCTACGAGGAGGCCCGCGAGGAAGTGATCGGCGTCCAGCAGGACGCCGACCTCGACCGCATCGTCGAGGGCCAACTGCGCTGGGACGACATGCTCGCGCACCCGCTTGCCGTCCACGACGCCGTCGAGACCCGCGGCATCGTCCGCTACTACGACAACAACAACTTCTACCGGGAGCCCGTCGTGCAGGACGACCTGGACTTCTCCGGCGACGTCGCCTCGGAACTCGAGGCCGCCTCGGAACTGCTGGCCGAGGACGACGACCTGCAGGCCGTCCTTCCCGGCCCGTACTCGCTGGCCGACCTCGCGACCGACGAGCAGTACGGCGACGAAGCCGAGTTCCTCGGCGCGATCGCCGACTTCCTCGAGGGCGAAGTCGACGCCTTCCCCGAGCACGAGACGCTGTTCCTGCTCGAGCCCTCGCTGGTCGAGTCGGCGCCCGAAGACGGCCTCGACGAGCGCGCCAGCGAGGCGATCGATCAGGTCGCCGGCGCCACGAACGCCGACGTCGTCGTCCAGCCCTACTGGGGCGCCCTGGAGGAGAAGGTCTACGCGCACCTGCTCGACGCCGATATCGACGCGGTCGGCTTCGACTTCGTCGCTGAGCAGGACGACAACCTCTACAACATTCAGGAGTACGGCGCGACCGACGACGTCTCGCTGGGTCTGGCGGACGGCCAGAACACGCTCGTCGAGGACCCCGAAGCGATCCGCGACCGCGTCGAGTGGGTCTACGACCAGCTGCCCGTCGCCGAGTTCGAGACGGTCTACCTGACGACCAACACCGAGACGTTCTATCTCCCCTACGGCAAGTTCGAGGAAAAGCTCGAGATCCTTGCCGAAGCCGCGGCCCTCGCGGAGGTGAAAGCAGCATGA
- a CDS encoding glycoside hydrolase family 3 protein → MTDGNSQATESAEVDESRRTFMKATGAATAASGVGLGANSAAASTGGDRRSIDLDRLLEEMTIEQKVGQMTQVAIDDLGEGFGPETAFNDHEEPATLGELFTELHVGSILNGGASGPTYDGEEFVAGLNRLQQYNVANNGTGIPFIWGGDALHGNTLLDGCTSFPQRLNMGMTRDIDLVEDAATHTGAEIAAMGGHWIFGPTVDLLRDMRWGRFFEGHSEDSMLLGEMGKARARGFERNGRVAATVKHFAGYGTPNTGKDRAHVRTSMRDLRTRQLPAYERALEEAKTVMVNSGAVNGKPAHASSWLLIQVLRKRFDFDGVILSDWDDFYRLVSNHEYLPDTEDGWREAVKQGIAAGVDMHMCGGEVAPADFIETVIDLVESGELSEARIDASVRRILELKLELGLFEEPIVPEDQITELVGGAQSVSEQLAKESLVLLKNENDALPLEGTERVLLTGPGVEDGTPNRFLMQHGGWTLGWQGIEDGDLTEDGPRPRQNTIEDGLAARLGDRLTHVPTEFRAAPYESIYENFDNGFFDVTDEQAAAIRNAAPRSDAVVIVLGEGPHNEGFGDRDKMRFPEAQRELVELVAESTDDDVPLVGVILAGSPRGTAETFDHLDAVLFAGQPGSDTGVAVADTLFGDYNPSGKLSFTWEGNVGHVPQFYDDYPPRQSVGAEDQLVQFEFGHGLSYTDWEYSDLSLSPATVADPASTPTVTAQVTVHNTGDVAGDHIVEVYNTESYGSVLQPHRRLMGFERVHVGAGESEPVTIELDLSTLEVVPGDVPGHRAKVVEPGEYEVAVGDATATLTIERAGHITDPEPMPGRYDINNDGEEDIDDVMALYRRLE, encoded by the coding sequence ATGACGGACGGTAACTCACAGGCGACAGAATCGGCCGAAGTAGACGAGTCGCGGCGGACGTTCATGAAGGCCACCGGCGCCGCGACGGCGGCGTCGGGCGTCGGGCTCGGCGCGAACAGCGCGGCTGCGTCGACGGGCGGCGACCGCCGCTCGATCGACCTCGACCGCCTGCTCGAGGAGATGACCATAGAGCAGAAGGTCGGCCAGATGACTCAGGTCGCGATCGACGATCTCGGCGAGGGGTTCGGCCCCGAGACGGCGTTCAACGATCACGAGGAGCCGGCGACGCTCGGCGAACTCTTTACCGAACTCCACGTCGGCTCGATCCTCAACGGCGGCGCCTCCGGCCCGACCTACGACGGCGAGGAGTTCGTCGCCGGGTTGAATCGGCTCCAGCAGTACAACGTGGCCAACAACGGCACCGGAATTCCGTTCATCTGGGGCGGCGACGCGCTCCACGGAAACACGCTGCTCGACGGCTGTACGAGCTTCCCGCAGCGGCTCAACATGGGGATGACCCGCGACATCGACCTCGTCGAGGACGCGGCGACGCACACCGGCGCCGAAATCGCGGCCATGGGCGGCCACTGGATCTTCGGCCCGACGGTCGACCTGCTGCGGGACATGCGCTGGGGCCGGTTCTTCGAAGGTCACAGCGAGGATTCGATGCTGCTCGGCGAGATGGGGAAGGCCCGCGCCCGCGGCTTCGAACGGAACGGCCGCGTCGCCGCGACGGTCAAACACTTCGCCGGGTACGGGACGCCGAACACCGGTAAGGACCGCGCCCACGTTCGCACGTCGATGCGCGACCTTCGCACCAGACAGCTCCCGGCCTACGAGCGCGCGCTCGAGGAGGCGAAGACGGTGATGGTCAACAGCGGCGCGGTCAACGGCAAGCCGGCCCACGCCTCGAGTTGGCTGCTGATCCAGGTGCTCCGCAAGCGCTTCGACTTCGACGGCGTCATCCTGAGCGACTGGGACGACTTCTACCGGCTCGTCTCAAACCACGAGTACCTGCCCGACACGGAGGACGGCTGGCGCGAGGCGGTCAAGCAGGGAATCGCCGCCGGCGTCGACATGCACATGTGCGGCGGCGAGGTCGCTCCCGCGGACTTCATCGAAACCGTGATCGACCTCGTCGAGAGCGGCGAACTCTCGGAAGCGCGGATCGACGCCTCGGTGCGGCGCATCCTCGAGCTCAAGCTCGAACTGGGGCTGTTCGAGGAGCCGATCGTTCCCGAAGATCAGATCACCGAACTCGTCGGCGGTGCCCAGAGCGTCTCCGAGCAGTTGGCCAAGGAGTCGCTCGTCCTTCTGAAAAACGAAAACGACGCCCTGCCGCTCGAGGGCACCGAACGTGTCCTCCTGACCGGGCCCGGCGTCGAGGACGGGACGCCGAACCGGTTCCTGATGCAACACGGCGGCTGGACGCTGGGCTGGCAGGGAATCGAGGACGGCGACCTCACCGAGGACGGGCCGCGGCCGCGCCAGAACACGATCGAGGACGGGCTGGCCGCTCGACTCGGCGACCGGCTCACGCACGTCCCGACCGAGTTCCGCGCGGCACCGTACGAGAGCATCTACGAGAACTTCGACAACGGCTTCTTCGACGTGACCGACGAGCAGGCGGCGGCGATCCGAAACGCCGCACCCCGGTCGGATGCGGTCGTGATCGTCCTCGGCGAGGGGCCGCACAACGAGGGCTTCGGCGACCGCGACAAGATGCGGTTCCCCGAGGCCCAGCGGGAACTCGTCGAACTCGTCGCCGAGTCAACCGACGACGACGTGCCGCTCGTCGGCGTCATCCTCGCCGGCAGTCCGCGCGGGACCGCCGAAACCTTCGACCACCTCGACGCGGTGCTCTTTGCCGGTCAGCCCGGTAGCGACACCGGCGTCGCGGTCGCTGACACCCTGTTCGGCGACTACAACCCCTCCGGCAAGCTGTCGTTCACCTGGGAAGGCAACGTCGGCCACGTGCCCCAGTTCTACGACGACTACCCGCCGCGCCAGTCCGTCGGCGCCGAGGACCAGCTGGTCCAGTTCGAGTTCGGCCACGGCCTCTCCTACACCGACTGGGAGTATTCGGACCTCTCGCTGTCGCCGGCGACCGTCGCCGATCCGGCGTCGACGCCGACGGTCACGGCGCAGGTCACCGTCCACAACACCGGCGACGTGGCCGGCGACCACATCGTCGAGGTGTACAACACCGAGTCCTACGGGTCGGTCCTCCAGCCCCACCGCCGCCTAATGGGCTTCGAGCGCGTCCACGTCGGCGCCGGCGAGAGCGAACCCGTCACGATCGAACTCGACCTCTCGACGCTCGAGGTCGTCCCCGGCGACGTGCCCGGCCACCGGGCGAAGGTCGTCGAACCCGGCGAGTACGAGGTGGCCGTCGGCGACGCGACGGCGACGCTGACGATCGAACGGGCGGGTCACATCACCGATCCCGAACCGATGCCGGGCCGCTACGACATCAACAACGACGGCGAGGAGGACATCGACGACGTCATGGCGCTGTACCGGCGCCTCGAGTAG
- a CDS encoding short-chain fatty acid transporter, translated as MSARADDHGRVRAFFTALGDVSSRLVQRYLPDAFIFALLLTFLTMVIAVLVTPEGPADVAIHWGEGFWEVIGFSMQASLALLTGWALADSPPVKRVLRSIAAIPDSQLQAIFVVALCGQLLGLFHWGVVLIAGAILAREVGIEMDEKGIEVHYPLLVAAAYAGLLPWHQGLSGASLLLSATEGHFAEESMGVIPVSETIFHPFNLAIVAGVVLVTVVVMPLMAPRRENATTVPKEQLRGADVSDMAADGGTNANADAAARLPHRTRESALKEMLLDSRLVCLGMGLLIWVYLGYLFATEPFMDVFDINVFITVMFGLGFLAHGTLRSYIDVFYEAIKGASQIIIQFQFYGGIMGIMVFSGLVELIAETAAAYASDTTWYLFVFVSGGIVNFFVPSGGGQWVVMGEIYASATQQISGTQMNHMLIAFAMGDQWTNMIQPFWALPVLGIAGLSIRDMMGYVVVLFLFSGLVLGAGALAIGVFG; from the coding sequence ATGAGTGCTCGAGCCGACGATCACGGGCGGGTTCGGGCCTTTTTCACTGCGCTCGGCGACGTCTCGAGTCGGCTCGTCCAGCGGTATCTCCCGGACGCGTTCATCTTCGCGCTCCTGCTGACCTTTCTGACGATGGTCATCGCGGTGCTGGTCACCCCCGAGGGGCCGGCCGACGTCGCGATCCACTGGGGCGAGGGCTTCTGGGAGGTGATCGGGTTCTCGATGCAGGCGTCGCTCGCCCTGCTGACCGGCTGGGCGCTCGCGGACTCGCCGCCGGTCAAGCGCGTCCTCCGATCGATCGCCGCGATTCCGGACAGCCAGCTGCAGGCGATTTTCGTCGTCGCGCTCTGCGGCCAGTTGCTCGGGCTCTTTCACTGGGGCGTCGTCCTGATCGCCGGCGCCATCCTCGCCCGAGAGGTCGGAATCGAGATGGACGAGAAGGGGATCGAGGTCCACTACCCGCTGCTGGTCGCGGCGGCCTATGCGGGGCTGCTTCCGTGGCATCAGGGCCTGTCCGGCGCCTCGCTGTTGCTCTCGGCGACGGAGGGCCACTTCGCCGAGGAGAGCATGGGCGTGATCCCGGTCTCGGAGACGATTTTCCACCCGTTCAACCTCGCGATCGTCGCCGGCGTCGTCCTGGTGACCGTCGTCGTCATGCCGCTGATGGCGCCCAGGCGGGAGAACGCGACGACCGTACCGAAGGAACAGCTTCGCGGCGCCGACGTCAGCGATATGGCGGCCGACGGCGGCACGAACGCGAACGCCGACGCGGCCGCGCGGCTCCCACACCGGACCCGCGAGTCCGCGCTGAAGGAGATGCTGCTCGATAGCCGCCTCGTCTGTCTCGGGATGGGGCTGCTCATCTGGGTCTACCTGGGCTATCTGTTCGCGACGGAGCCGTTCATGGACGTGTTCGACATCAACGTCTTCATCACGGTGATGTTCGGCCTCGGTTTCCTCGCGCACGGTACGCTGCGCAGCTACATCGACGTCTTCTACGAGGCGATCAAGGGGGCCAGCCAGATCATCATCCAGTTCCAGTTCTACGGCGGAATCATGGGCATCATGGTCTTCTCCGGGCTGGTCGAACTGATCGCCGAGACCGCCGCCGCGTACGCGAGCGACACGACGTGGTACCTGTTCGTGTTCGTCTCCGGCGGCATCGTCAACTTCTTCGTCCCCTCCGGCGGCGGCCAGTGGGTCGTCATGGGCGAGATCTACGCCTCGGCCACCCAGCAGATCTCGGGGACCCAGATGAACCACATGCTCATCGCGTTCGCGATGGGCGATCAGTGGACCAACATGATCCAGCCGTTCTGGGCGCTGCCCGTGCTGGGGATCGCCGGCCTCTCGATCCGCGACATGATGGGCTACGTCGTCGTCCTGTTCCTCTTTAGCGGGCTCGTGCTGGGCGCCGGTGCGCTCGCGATCGGGGTGTTCGGGTGA